ATACCGCAATAAGCATGTTCGGTTACGGCCTAGAGAAGCTCAACGCTCAGGAACTCCCCGACAGGGATGAATTTATCGTGAGGCTCGACGGTCTCAACGGCACGAGGTTTATCGCGTTCAGGAAGTTACGGCCGGGAATTTTCACTGTGGACGACTGCACGGAAGATCTCACTGACGCTCAGGACATGACTTGGTGGGCAGCGGTGGGTCAGGCTTGGGTGAGGGAGATTGAGGCTCAGGGCGGGAAGTGGCAGAGACTCAGCAATCCTCCCGAAGGCAGGGGCAAGGCTTTTCGTGCGTGCGAGTGGCAGGGGCAGCTTCAGGGGTATCTGAGCGTCGAAATGCCGAGAAAACAGAAAGCTCCTCAGCCAGAACCCGAACCGGCAGAAGCTCCCGAACCTCCAGAGCCTCAGCAGGAAACGGAGACACCAGAGCCTCAGCAGGAGATTATCCGCAGGCCCGACGACGTAATCACGAATATCGGCCCTCAGGCAATGGCACTGTTAGCCGCCGGACAGTCGAGAGGCCACGAAGGAGACTACTTTTAGTTATGACACCAAGAGTCAAACGTATTGCAGGAATCTTATTCCCAAATGAAGAGCTATTGCGCTGGAGCGTCGAGAGGCTCACGGAAATTTGGGGTGTTCCCGAAATCCTGAGCAAGCCCGTACCGTTCGACAAGACAGACTACTATCACGAGATAGCTCCGAACTTGTCGAGGGCGTTCGTGTGTTTTCCCGGCCTAGTGAATCCTGAAGGACTCGCCGACTGGAAGCACCAAGCCATAGATATTGAGGCCATGAG
This genomic interval from Synergistaceae bacterium contains the following:
- a CDS encoding DUF4416 family protein gives rise to the protein MTPRVKRIAGILFPNEELLRWSVERLTEIWGVPEILSKPVPFDKTDYYHEIAPNLSRAFVCFPGLVNPEGLADWKHQAIDIEAMSRKPVRAVNIDPGYIDGARLILASTKDHAHRIYLRDGIFAEVTMRYRFKRWQSFDYTFPDFASGVYDEFLSGVRKLWLSEVKNNA